In Cervus elaphus chromosome 3, mCerEla1.1, whole genome shotgun sequence, the following proteins share a genomic window:
- the CCT2 gene encoding T-complex protein 1 subunit beta gives MASLSLAPVNIFKAGADEERAETARLSSFIGAIAIGDLVKSTLGPKGMDKILLSSGRDASLMVTNDGATILKNIGVDNPAAKVLVDMSRVQDDEVGDGTTSVTVLAAELLREAESLIAKKIHPQTIIAGWREATKAARQALLNSAVDHGSDEVKFRQDLMNIAGTTLSSKLLTHHKDHFTKLAVEAVLRLKGSGNLEAIHVIKKLGGSLADSYLDEGFLLDKKIGVNQPKRIENAKILIANTGMDTDKIKIFGSRVRVDSTAKVAEIEHAEKEKMKEKVERILKHGINCFINRQLIYNYPEQLFGAAGVMAIEHADFAGVERLALVTGGEIASTFDHPELVKLGSCKLIEEVMIGEDKLIHFSGVALGEACTIVLRGATQQILDEAERSLHDALCVLAQTVKDSRTVYGGGCSEMLMAHAVTQLASRTPGKEAVAMESYAKALRMLPTIIADNAGYDSADLVAQLRAAHSEGKTTAGLDMKEGTIGDMSILGITESFQVKRQVLLSAAEAAEVILRVDNIIKAAPRKRVPDHHPC, from the exons GACAAAATTCTGTTAAGCAGTGGACGAGATGCATCTCTTATGGTAACCAATGATGGTgcaactattttaaaaaacattggtGTGGACAACCCAGCTGCTAAAGTTTTAGTTG ATATGTCAAGAGTTCAAGATGATGAAGTTGGTGATGGCACTACCTCTGTTACTGTTCTTGCAGCAGAATTGCTGAGG GAAGCAGAATCCTTAATTGCAAAAAAGATTCATCCACAAACCATTATTGCGGGTTGGAGAGAAGCCACAAAGGCAGCAAGACAGGCTCTATTGAATTCTGCAGTCGACCATGG ttctgATGAAGTTAAGTTCCGTCAAGATTTAATGAACATTGCAGGAACAACACTGTCCTCAAAACTTCTTACTCATCATAAAGACCACTTTACTAAGTTAGCCGTGGAAGCTGTTCTCAGACTAAAAGGCTCTGGTAACCTGGAGGCAATTCATGTCATCAAAAAGCTAGGAGGAAGTCTGGCAGATTCCTATTTAGATGAAG GCTTTCTGTTGGATAAAAAAATTGGTGTAAATCAACCAAAACGAATTGAAAATGCTAAAATTCTTATTGCAAATACTGGTATGGATACAGACAAAATTAAG ATATTTGGCTCCAGGGTGAGAGTTGATTCTACAGCAAAGGTTGCTGAAATAGAACacgcagaaaaggaaaaaatgaaggagaaagttGAACGTATTCTTAAGCATGGGATAAATTGCTTTATTAACAG gCAACTAATTTATAATTATCCTGAACAACTCTTTGGTGCTGCTGGTGTTATGGCTATTGAGCATGCAGATTTTGCAGGCGTGGAACGCCTCGCTCTTGTCACAG GTGGTGAAATTGCCTCTACCTTTGACCATCCAGAGCTAGTGAAGCTTGGAAGTTGCAAACTTATTGAGGAAGTCATGATTGGAGAAGACAAACTCATTCACTTTTCCGGGGTAGCCCTTG gtgAGGCTTGCACCATTGTTCTGCGTGGTGCCACTCAACAAATTTTAGATGAAGCAGAAAGATCTTTGCATGATGCTCTTTGTGTTCTTGCCCAAACTGTGAAAGATTCTAGAACAGTTTATGGAGGAG GCTGTTCTGAGATGCTGATGGCTCATGCCGTGACACAGCTTGCCAGTAGAACACCAGGCAAGGAAGCTGTTGCAATGGAGTCTTACGCTAAAGCCCTGAGAATG TTGCCAACTATCATAGCTGACAACGCGGGCTACGACAGTGcagacctggtggctcagctccGAGCTGCCCACAGTGAAGGCAAGACAACTGCCGGACTGG ATATGAAGGAAGGTACCATTGGAGATATGTCGATACTGGGTATAACAGAAAGTTTCCAAGTGAAGCGGCAAGTTCTTTTAAGTGCAGCTGAAGCAGCAGAGGTGATTCTACGTGTGGACAACATCATCAAGGCAGCACCAAG GAAGCGTGTCCCTGATCACCATCCCTGTTGA